A single genomic interval of uncultured Desulfobulbus sp. harbors:
- a CDS encoding ammonium transporter, translated as MINGADTAFILAAAGLVLLMTPGLALFYAGMVRSKNVLGTIMQSLVLISLISLEWVYIGYSMSFGPDIAGFIGDFSWLALRGVTNAPSETYATTIPQSVFMIYQCMFAVITPALIAGAFAERVRFPAFVVFSLFWAILVYNPVCHWIWGSGGWLAKLGVLDFAGGLVVHATCGMAALASVMIIGPRKGYGQTNFMPHNLPMTMLGTGLLWFGWFGFNGGSALAANEVAATAFVATHLGGMAGMAMWTALEWVKLGKPTTLGAASGAIAGLATITPAAGFVGPNAAIIIGLIAGVVCYIAVNMKSRFKFDDSLDVVGIHGVGGITGTLLLGIFASKSINPAGADGLLAGSSAQLYSQLIGVAVVCAYAFIVSWVLLKLIHTVMGLRITDEAEHQGLDHTEHSETAYN; from the coding sequence ATGATCAACGGTGCGGATACAGCCTTTATCCTGGCCGCAGCAGGACTGGTCCTGCTGATGACGCCGGGATTAGCCTTGTTTTACGCGGGAATGGTTCGCAGTAAAAATGTGCTGGGCACAATCATGCAAAGCCTTGTGCTCATTTCCTTAATTTCGCTGGAATGGGTCTACATAGGTTATTCCATGTCATTCGGGCCAGATATCGCTGGTTTTATAGGAGATTTCTCCTGGCTGGCCCTCAGGGGAGTGACCAACGCCCCCAGTGAAACCTATGCCACAACCATTCCGCAGTCGGTTTTCATGATTTATCAGTGCATGTTTGCGGTGATCACCCCCGCGCTCATTGCCGGTGCCTTTGCCGAACGGGTCCGCTTTCCCGCCTTCGTTGTCTTCAGTCTGTTTTGGGCAATCCTGGTGTACAATCCCGTCTGTCATTGGATTTGGGGCAGTGGCGGCTGGCTGGCAAAACTGGGTGTGCTCGACTTTGCCGGCGGCCTGGTGGTGCATGCGACCTGCGGTATGGCAGCGCTTGCGTCGGTGATGATCATCGGCCCGCGTAAAGGGTATGGCCAAACCAACTTCATGCCGCACAACCTGCCCATGACCATGCTCGGTACCGGTCTGCTCTGGTTCGGCTGGTTCGGCTTTAATGGAGGGAGCGCATTGGCTGCCAATGAAGTGGCTGCAACCGCCTTTGTCGCAACCCACCTCGGCGGCATGGCAGGTATGGCGATGTGGACAGCGCTGGAGTGGGTAAAACTTGGGAAACCCACAACACTGGGTGCCGCCTCGGGAGCGATTGCCGGTCTGGCCACCATTACTCCAGCAGCAGGTTTTGTTGGACCGAACGCCGCCATTATTATAGGATTGATCGCAGGCGTTGTCTGCTACATCGCAGTCAACATGAAAAGTCGATTCAAATTTGACGACTCTCTGGATGTGGTCGGCATCCATGGTGTCGGCGGTATTACCGGTACCCTTTTGTTGGGCATTTTTGCGTCCAAATCCATCAATCCCGCCGGGGCGGATGGATTGCTCGCAGGGAGCAGCGCGCAGCTTTACTCCCAATTGATCGGTGTTGCAGTTGTCTGTGCCTATGCCTTCATTGTCAGTTGGGTCCTTTTGAAGCTGATCCACACAGTGATGGGACTTCGTATCACCGATGAAGCCGAACACCAGGGCCTGGATCACACCGAGCATTCGGAAACCGCCTACAACTAA
- a CDS encoding P-II family nitrogen regulator translates to MKKIEAIIKPFKLDEVKDALNDIGIKGMTVSEVKGYGRQKGHTEIYRGAEYIVDFIPKIKLDIIVQDELVDQVIDAIIEKSRTGKIGDGKIFVSPVERVIRVRTGETGSEAI, encoded by the coding sequence ATGAAAAAAATTGAGGCGATAATCAAACCGTTCAAACTCGACGAAGTCAAAGATGCCCTCAATGATATCGGCATCAAGGGTATGACCGTGAGTGAGGTCAAGGGCTACGGTCGACAGAAAGGGCACACCGAAATCTACCGCGGAGCCGAATACATTGTCGATTTTATTCCAAAAATTAAACTGGACATCATCGTCCAGGATGAACTGGTCGACCAGGTGATCGACGCAATAATCGAAAAATCAAGAACTGGAAAAATCGGCGACGGCAAGATTTTTGTCTCACCGGTTGAACGGGTCATCCGAGTCCGTACTGGGGAGACGGGTAGCGAGGCTATTTGA
- the glnD gene encoding [protein-PII] uridylyltransferase has translation MATSLRTQQEALANSWRQGLSGQEILHRCATLVDDFIIEKYNASPAVQKTRGNIAIIALGGYGRSEFYPYSDIDLLLLHDWWSQKSMQEIVESLLYPLWDEGFEVGHSVRGIKDAIQFALEDFHFQVALLDARLIVGSEKLFQELKTRYNKKILDGRRHQFVQTMEVHVQERWEKYGSHTYLLEPHVKEGKGGLRDIQAMMWVAKAVFGLSDLAAIASSGMLESGNRQALEKAWSMLAQIRNQVHLLGRRKSDHLIFEFQEETAAALDYKDGGGLLAVEHFMGEVYSSLQTVSVITDLFFEHVHEVLGLTCGGNVEQQLERSIVVRGNTIRLTAAEDLNERPHLLMRLFLQSGRTGFPLHHRTRQLVTANLNRVDDHFRSSKRVNRVFLELLTQSEKIFPVLEAMLSTGLLTSYIPEFSDVESLAQHDLYHLYTVDRHSLQAVAEINALKRSKGELFTEIQNSEVLYLAALLHDIGKGKQSDHSVLGAEMVRTIGQRLKLTAEECDTLAFLIRYHLYLPENAMRRDFTDREFILQASELIGDIDRLTMLYLLTIADSKATGPSAWSDWKSSLLSELYLSIKSCLGANCHVEQISRDEEDQGVRWLQEQILARLNGHPARIDINTLPSDYLLSYSLDAVQRHLAIHSEMAVQLKQQVKLFAEPRTRSWSLLIMGPDKVGILAKFCGVLALHNLSVLSAQIFTWPDGTVVDTLDVEPSAIRSFEEMEWEKVEQDLNLAINYRLDVGYQLHERTQPQNYRSQRQIQQLESKVVIDNEASQQYTIIEVYGGDNRSALYQLTQTLADFGLAIHRARIATEVEQLIDIFYVTTQHGDKLTDKATKEKVSMTLMRIIGADEAELAAAGLLHQ, from the coding sequence ATGGCGACATCCTTACGCACGCAGCAGGAAGCCCTGGCCAACTCTTGGCGCCAGGGCCTGAGCGGACAGGAGATTCTGCACCGCTGTGCAACGCTTGTCGATGATTTCATCATCGAGAAATACAATGCTTCCCCGGCAGTGCAGAAGACTCGGGGAAATATTGCCATCATAGCCCTTGGTGGATATGGAAGGAGCGAGTTCTATCCCTACTCGGATATCGACTTGCTTCTTCTGCATGACTGGTGGTCCCAAAAATCCATGCAGGAAATCGTTGAATCCCTGCTCTACCCCCTGTGGGATGAGGGATTTGAGGTTGGCCACAGCGTGCGCGGTATCAAGGACGCCATCCAGTTTGCCCTGGAGGATTTTCATTTCCAGGTAGCGTTGCTTGATGCACGCCTGATTGTTGGATCGGAGAAGCTCTTCCAGGAGTTGAAAACTCGCTATAACAAAAAAATTCTTGATGGACGTCGTCACCAGTTCGTGCAGACCATGGAGGTCCACGTCCAGGAACGATGGGAAAAATACGGAAGCCACACCTACCTCCTTGAGCCGCACGTCAAAGAGGGAAAGGGTGGTCTTCGGGATATACAGGCCATGATGTGGGTGGCCAAAGCGGTTTTTGGGCTCAGCGATTTAGCGGCCATTGCATCTTCGGGTATGCTTGAATCCGGCAACCGTCAGGCCCTGGAAAAGGCATGGTCGATGTTGGCCCAAATTCGCAACCAGGTGCATCTGTTGGGGCGCCGGAAAAGCGATCATTTGATCTTTGAATTTCAGGAAGAGACTGCAGCCGCCCTCGACTATAAAGATGGGGGGGGCCTGCTTGCGGTTGAGCACTTCATGGGTGAGGTGTACAGCTCTCTGCAGACGGTCTCCGTCATCACCGATCTTTTTTTCGAGCATGTGCATGAAGTCCTCGGCCTGACCTGTGGTGGCAACGTCGAGCAGCAACTCGAACGTTCCATCGTGGTTCGGGGCAACACCATCCGCCTCACGGCAGCCGAAGACTTGAACGAGCGGCCCCATCTGCTGATGCGACTTTTCCTCCAATCCGGTCGGACAGGGTTTCCTCTACATCATCGGACTCGGCAATTGGTCACGGCCAATCTCAACAGGGTGGACGACCACTTCCGCAGCTCCAAACGGGTCAATCGAGTCTTTTTGGAACTGCTCACCCAATCAGAAAAAATTTTTCCCGTTTTGGAGGCGATGCTGTCAACCGGGTTGCTGACCAGCTATATTCCCGAGTTTTCAGATGTCGAATCGCTTGCACAACATGATCTCTATCATCTGTATACCGTGGATCGGCATTCGCTGCAGGCGGTTGCGGAGATCAATGCCCTGAAAAGGAGTAAGGGTGAGCTCTTTACCGAAATTCAAAACAGTGAGGTGCTCTACCTTGCGGCGCTTCTGCACGACATCGGCAAGGGCAAGCAAAGTGATCATTCCGTGCTCGGTGCGGAGATGGTGCGCACCATCGGACAGCGGCTCAAGCTGACGGCGGAGGAGTGCGATACCCTGGCCTTTCTCATCCGCTACCACCTCTACCTGCCGGAAAATGCGATGCGGCGCGATTTTACCGATCGCGAATTCATTTTGCAGGCCTCCGAGTTGATCGGTGATATCGATCGTCTGACAATGTTGTATCTGCTGACCATCGCCGATTCCAAGGCCACCGGCCCCTCGGCCTGGTCGGACTGGAAATCAAGCCTCCTCTCGGAGCTGTACCTGAGCATCAAATCTTGCCTGGGGGCGAATTGTCACGTCGAGCAGATCAGCCGGGACGAGGAGGATCAAGGTGTGCGGTGGCTGCAGGAGCAGATCCTCGCCCGGCTCAACGGCCATCCTGCGCGCATTGACATCAACACGCTGCCTTCGGATTACCTATTGAGCTACAGTCTGGATGCGGTGCAGCGTCATCTGGCAATTCACTCCGAGATGGCGGTGCAACTCAAGCAACAGGTGAAACTTTTTGCCGAACCGAGAACCCGCTCCTGGTCTCTGCTGATCATGGGGCCTGACAAGGTGGGTATTCTCGCAAAATTTTGCGGTGTACTGGCCCTGCACAACCTCAGTGTGCTCTCAGCGCAAATTTTTACCTGGCCGGACGGCACGGTCGTCGACACCCTTGATGTCGAGCCTTCGGCTATCCGCAGCTTCGAGGAGATGGAGTGGGAAAAAGTCGAACAGGACCTGAATCTGGCCATTAATTACCGGCTGGATGTCGGCTATCAACTGCACGAACGGACCCAGCCACAAAATTATCGCAGCCAGCGACAAATCCAGCAGTTGGAGAGCAAAGTCGTTATCGATAACGAGGCCTCGCAACAGTACACCATCATCGAGGTCTATGGCGGCGATAATCGCAGCGCCCTCTATCAGCTGACCCAGACGCTGGCGGATTTCGGTCTGGCAATCCACCGGGCTCGGATTGCCACCGAGGTTGAACAGCTGATTGACATCTTTTATGTCACGACCCAACACGGTGACAAACTCACCGACAAGGCGACCAAGGAAAAAGTCAGTATGACGCTGATGCGCATTATCGGCGCCGACGAGGCGGAACTTGCGGCCGCCGGATTGTTGCATCAATAA
- a CDS encoding glutamine synthetase III, with the protein MSGIQARLNAISAIINYKPSHAPLNFSETKPTDVFGSNVFSNKVMKERLPKHIYKSLKNTIDFGEKLDDSIADVVASAMKDWAIEKGATHFTHVFYPLTGLTAEKHDAFLVPDGEGGAIAEFSGKLLIQGEPDASSFPSGGLRATFEARGYTAWDVTSPAFILENPNGTFLCIPTAFVSWTGEALDKKTPLLRSLQALNKQSKRVLSLFGVNTKLPITSFAGPEQEYFLVDRNFIFSRPDLLIAGRSLFGAPSAKGQEFEDQYFGVINRRVLAFMMDVERELFKLGVPVKTRHNEVAPGQFEIAPLFEQGNLATDHNQLIMTTLRTVAKRYGMVCLLHEKPFAGINGSGKHLNYSIGNAELGSLFDPGDTPHANAQFLVFCAAAIRALHKYGQLLRATVASASNDHRLGANEAPPAIISAYLGEQLADVFEQIKKGEVKGSKTKGIMNIGVDTLPPLPMDPGDRNRTSPFAFTGNRFEFRAVGSSHSIAGAQVALNTMMAESLDFIATELEKLGKVNKTQFNKGVQDLLQKIMKDHDAVVFNGDGYSDAWHQEAAKRGLPNLKTTPEALPVLTSPEIVELFTKYNVLSEAELKSRQEIYLEQYAKVITTEANLVIRMARTVIFPAAMRYQGELAATCESLKAIGHDFKMATLEDVTAKLRSMQEEVDTLEKLLAHEAGDTQAHATYMCEKILPAMLAVRGYADALESVVADDRWPLPSYQEMLFIR; encoded by the coding sequence ATGAGCGGAATCCAGGCCCGTCTGAACGCCATCTCGGCGATCATCAACTACAAACCTTCTCATGCCCCCCTAAATTTCAGTGAAACAAAACCCACTGACGTGTTTGGTTCCAACGTTTTCAGCAACAAGGTGATGAAGGAACGTCTGCCCAAGCATATTTACAAATCACTGAAAAACACCATCGACTTCGGCGAAAAACTGGATGACTCCATTGCCGATGTCGTTGCCAGCGCCATGAAAGATTGGGCCATCGAAAAAGGTGCCACCCACTTCACCCACGTTTTCTATCCGCTGACCGGCCTGACCGCTGAGAAACATGATGCCTTCCTCGTTCCCGACGGTGAAGGTGGAGCCATTGCCGAATTCTCCGGCAAATTGCTCATCCAGGGTGAGCCGGATGCCTCTTCCTTCCCCTCCGGAGGCCTGCGCGCAACCTTTGAAGCCCGTGGTTATACCGCCTGGGATGTCACCAGCCCTGCCTTTATTCTCGAGAACCCCAACGGCACCTTCCTCTGCATCCCAACCGCGTTTGTTTCCTGGACCGGTGAGGCTCTTGACAAGAAGACCCCGCTTCTGCGTTCCCTGCAGGCCCTCAACAAACAGTCCAAGCGTGTTCTCAGCCTGTTCGGCGTCAACACCAAGCTGCCGATCACCTCTTTTGCCGGCCCGGAGCAGGAATACTTCCTCGTCGACCGCAACTTCATCTTCTCCCGTCCTGACCTGCTCATTGCCGGCCGTTCGCTGTTTGGTGCGCCTTCTGCCAAAGGTCAGGAATTCGAGGACCAATACTTCGGCGTCATCAACCGCCGCGTTCTCGCATTCATGATGGACGTGGAGCGTGAGCTCTTCAAGTTGGGTGTTCCGGTCAAGACCCGTCACAACGAGGTCGCCCCCGGCCAGTTCGAGATCGCGCCGCTGTTCGAGCAGGGCAACCTGGCCACCGATCACAACCAGCTGATCATGACCACCCTGCGTACCGTGGCCAAACGCTACGGCATGGTCTGCCTGCTGCACGAGAAACCCTTTGCCGGCATCAACGGTTCCGGTAAGCATCTCAACTACTCCATCGGTAATGCCGAGTTGGGCAGCCTTTTTGATCCGGGCGACACCCCCCATGCCAATGCCCAGTTCCTCGTGTTCTGCGCCGCCGCCATCCGTGCACTGCACAAGTACGGCCAACTCCTGCGCGCAACTGTCGCCTCCGCCTCCAACGACCACCGCCTGGGCGCAAACGAGGCTCCGCCGGCTATCATCAGCGCCTACTTGGGCGAGCAGCTCGCCGACGTCTTCGAGCAGATCAAAAAGGGCGAGGTCAAAGGCTCCAAGACCAAAGGTATCATGAACATCGGTGTCGACACCCTGCCTCCGCTGCCCATGGATCCGGGCGATCGTAACCGCACCAGCCCCTTTGCCTTCACCGGCAATCGTTTTGAGTTCCGCGCCGTTGGTTCTTCTCACTCCATCGCCGGTGCCCAGGTTGCCCTCAACACCATGATGGCCGAGTCCCTGGACTTCATCGCCACCGAGCTGGAAAAACTGGGTAAGGTCAACAAGACCCAGTTCAACAAGGGCGTCCAGGATCTGCTGCAGAAAATCATGAAGGATCACGATGCGGTTGTCTTCAACGGCGACGGCTACTCCGATGCATGGCATCAGGAAGCCGCCAAACGCGGACTGCCCAACCTCAAGACCACTCCCGAGGCACTGCCGGTTCTCACCAGCCCGGAGATCGTCGAACTGTTCACCAAATACAATGTCCTTTCCGAAGCCGAGCTCAAGAGCCGTCAGGAGATTTACCTTGAGCAGTACGCCAAGGTGATCACCACCGAGGCCAACCTGGTTATCCGCATGGCCCGCACCGTCATCTTCCCCGCAGCCATGCGCTATCAGGGTGAGCTGGCAGCGACCTGCGAAAGCCTCAAAGCCATCGGCCATGACTTCAAAATGGCTACGCTCGAGGATGTTACCGCCAAACTGCGCTCCATGCAGGAAGAGGTTGACACCCTGGAAAAACTGCTGGCACACGAGGCTGGCGACACCCAGGCCCATGCAACCTACATGTGCGAGAAGATCCTTCCCGCCATGTTGGCCGTTCGTGGCTACGCCGACGCCCTTGAATCGGTGGTCGCCGACGATCGCTGGCCGCTTCCCTCCTACCAGGAGATGCTGTTCATCCGCTAA